One region of Hoeflea sp. 108 genomic DNA includes:
- a CDS encoding ATP-binding cassette domain-containing protein, translating into MSTEPLLTARGLVKRYGRVTALDQADFDLYPGEILAVIGDNGAGKSSLIKAISGAITPDEGEIRLEGKVVNFKAPMEARDAGIETVYQNLALSPALSIADNMFLGREIRKPGILGNWFRMLDRSAMEKRARDKLTELGLMTIQNIGQAVETLSGGQRQGVAVARAAAFGSKVVIMDEPTAALGVKESRRVLELILDVKRRGLPIVLISHNMPHVFEVADRIHIHRLGRRLTVIDPKEYTMSDAVAFMTGAKKPPEAALAA; encoded by the coding sequence ATGTCTACCGAACCTCTTCTCACCGCCCGCGGGTTGGTCAAGCGTTATGGTCGCGTGACCGCCCTCGATCAGGCCGATTTCGACCTCTATCCCGGCGAAATACTCGCTGTGATCGGCGACAACGGCGCTGGCAAGTCGTCGCTCATCAAGGCGATCTCCGGCGCCATCACGCCCGACGAAGGCGAGATCCGCCTCGAAGGCAAGGTGGTCAACTTCAAGGCGCCGATGGAGGCGCGCGACGCCGGCATCGAGACGGTCTATCAGAACCTCGCTCTGTCGCCGGCGCTGTCGATCGCCGACAACATGTTCCTCGGTCGCGAAATCCGTAAGCCAGGTATCCTGGGCAATTGGTTTCGCATGCTCGATCGCTCGGCGATGGAAAAGCGGGCGCGCGACAAGCTGACCGAGCTCGGCCTGATGACCATCCAGAACATCGGCCAAGCCGTCGAGACGTTGTCGGGCGGCCAGCGCCAGGGCGTCGCCGTGGCGCGTGCCGCTGCCTTCGGCTCGAAGGTCGTCATCATGGATGAGCCGACAGCGGCCCTCGGCGTCAAGGAAAGCCGCCGGGTTTTGGAACTCATCCTCGACGTCAAGCGCCGTGGTCTGCCGATCGTGCTGATCTCGCACAACATGCCGCATGTCTTCGAGGTGGCGGATCGCATCCATATCCACCGGCTCGGGCGGCGTCTCACCGTCATCGATCCCAAGGAGTACACGATGTCGGATGCAGTCGCCTTCATGACCGGCGCCAAGAAGCCGCCGGAGGCCGCGCTCGCTGCCTGA
- a CDS encoding glycogen/starch/alpha-glucan phosphorylase yields the protein MTRAETPEITRLPLGNTSPEALAAEILQALKYRLGKDATVATDHDWLTASIKVVRDRIVDQWISSTKESYEKSAKRVYYLSLEFLIGRLMRDAFSNLGLMEAMREALASLGVEFDVIAKLEPDAALGNGGLGRLAACFMESMATVDVPAHGYGIRYANGMFRQEIHGGWQVELPETWLEHGNPWEFERRERAFEVGFGGSVESITSKDGRLERHVWKPIEHMLAVAYDTPVVGWRGARVNTLRLWSGMPVDPILLDKFNAGDHIGALAESNKADALSRVLYPADATPAGQELRLRQEYFFSTASLQDILQRHLSQYGDLLSLPEKAAIHLNDTHPAVAVPELMRLLMDVHGLDFDTAWGLTKRTFAYTNHTLLPEALESWPVPLFERLLPRHMQIVYAINAEVLLEARATGKFDDGQIIRISLIQEDGGRRVRMGNLAFVGSHSVNGVSALHTELMKETVFADLHRLYPDRINNKTNGITPRRWLIQCNPGLTGLAREAIGDRFLDDIDAIRDLDPLAGDAAFRERFAAVKRANKERLSNLVAERLGIRVDPSALFDIQIKRIHEYKRQLLNIIEAVALYDQIRSHPERDWIPRVKFFGGKAAPSYHNAKLIIKLANDVAKVINYDPSVRGLLKVVFVPNYNVSAAEILMPAADLSEQISTAGMEASGTGNMKFALNGALTIGTLDGANVEIKEHVGDDNIFIFGLTAEEVAERRSNGYQPGAVIDASPELKQAVAAISSGVFSPDDPSRYRDLMDGLYQHDWFMVAADFDAYAAMQRQVDTVWRDSPDWYARAIRNVARVGWFSSDRTIRQYAKEIWNVPA from the coding sequence ATGACCCGCGCAGAGACCCCTGAAATCACCCGGTTACCGCTGGGAAACACCAGTCCCGAGGCGCTCGCCGCCGAAATCCTCCAGGCTCTCAAATACCGGCTCGGCAAGGACGCCACGGTTGCCACTGACCACGACTGGCTGACCGCCTCGATCAAGGTCGTCCGCGACCGCATCGTCGACCAATGGATTTCCTCGACCAAGGAATCCTACGAAAAGAGCGCCAAGCGGGTTTATTACCTGTCGCTTGAGTTCCTGATCGGCCGCCTGATGCGGGACGCGTTCTCGAATCTCGGCCTGATGGAGGCGATGCGCGAAGCGTTGGCCTCGCTCGGCGTCGAATTCGACGTCATCGCCAAGCTCGAGCCCGATGCCGCACTCGGCAACGGCGGCCTCGGCCGGCTCGCCGCCTGCTTTATGGAGAGCATGGCGACCGTCGATGTTCCTGCCCATGGCTACGGCATCCGCTATGCCAACGGCATGTTCCGTCAGGAAATCCATGGCGGCTGGCAGGTCGAGCTGCCGGAGACCTGGCTGGAACACGGCAACCCCTGGGAGTTCGAGCGCCGCGAGCGCGCATTCGAGGTCGGCTTCGGCGGTTCGGTGGAATCGATCACATCAAAGGACGGCCGGCTCGAGCGCCATGTCTGGAAGCCGATCGAACATATGCTGGCGGTTGCCTATGACACACCTGTCGTCGGCTGGCGCGGCGCGCGGGTGAACACGCTGCGCCTGTGGTCGGGCATGCCGGTCGATCCCATCCTGCTCGACAAGTTCAACGCCGGTGATCACATCGGTGCACTCGCCGAGAGCAACAAGGCTGACGCCCTGTCTCGCGTTCTCTATCCGGCGGATGCGACGCCGGCGGGCCAGGAGCTCAGGCTCCGACAGGAGTATTTCTTCTCGACCGCTTCGCTGCAGGACATCCTCCAGCGCCATCTCAGCCAGTATGGCGATCTGCTGTCGCTGCCGGAAAAGGCGGCGATCCATCTGAACGACACCCATCCCGCGGTCGCCGTTCCCGAGCTGATGCGCTTGCTGATGGACGTCCACGGCCTCGACTTCGACACGGCATGGGGCCTGACCAAGCGTACCTTCGCCTACACCAACCACACGCTGCTGCCCGAGGCGCTGGAAAGCTGGCCGGTGCCGCTGTTCGAGCGCCTGCTGCCGCGCCATATGCAGATCGTCTATGCGATCAACGCCGAGGTGCTGCTCGAAGCGCGGGCGACGGGCAAGTTCGACGACGGCCAGATCATCCGCATCTCGCTGATCCAGGAGGATGGCGGCCGGCGCGTGCGCATGGGCAACCTGGCCTTTGTCGGCTCGCACAGCGTCAATGGCGTGTCAGCGCTGCACACCGAACTGATGAAGGAGACGGTGTTCGCCGACCTGCATCGGCTCTATCCCGACCGCATCAACAACAAGACCAACGGCATCACGCCGCGCCGCTGGCTGATCCAGTGCAATCCCGGCCTGACCGGATTGGCGCGCGAGGCGATCGGCGACCGTTTCCTCGACGATATCGATGCGATCCGCGATCTCGATCCGCTTGCGGGCGACGCTGCCTTCCGCGAGAGGTTCGCGGCGGTGAAGCGGGCCAACAAGGAGCGCCTGTCGAACCTTGTTGCCGAACGGCTGGGCATCAGGGTCGATCCGTCGGCGCTATTCGACATCCAGATCAAGCGCATTCACGAGTACAAGCGCCAGTTGCTCAACATCATCGAGGCGGTGGCGCTCTACGATCAGATCCGCTCGCATCCAGAGCGCGACTGGATCCCGCGCGTCAAGTTCTTCGGCGGCAAGGCGGCACCCAGCTACCACAACGCCAAGCTGATCATCAAATTGGCCAATGACGTGGCCAAGGTCATCAATTACGACCCCTCGGTGCGCGGCTTGCTGAAGGTCGTGTTCGTGCCGAACTACAATGTCAGCGCGGCCGAAATCCTGATGCCGGCGGCCGACCTGTCGGAGCAGATATCGACGGCTGGCATGGAGGCGTCGGGCACCGGCAACATGAAGTTCGCGCTCAATGGGGCGCTGACCATCGGCACGCTCGATGGTGCCAATGTCGAGATCAAGGAGCATGTCGGCGACGACAACATCTTCATCTTCGGCCTGACCGCTGAGGAAGTCGCCGAGCGTCGCAGCAACGGCTACCAGCCGGGCGCCGTGATCGATGCGTCGCCGGAGCTCAAGCAGGCGGTGGCGGCGATTTCGTCAGGCGTGTTCTCGCCTGACGATCCGAGCCGCTATCGCGATCTCATGGACGGCCTCTACCAGCACGACTGGTTCATGGTCGCTGCCGATTTCGACGCCTATGCGGCGATGCAGAGGCAGGTCGACACGGTCTGGCGCGACAGTCCCGACTGGTACGCCCGCGCCATCCGCAACGTCGCCCGCGTCGGCTGGTTCTCCTCGGACCGGACCATTCGTCAATATGCGAAAGAAATCTGGAACGTACCCGCCTGA
- the glgB gene encoding 1,4-alpha-glucan branching protein GlgB: MNKPRAAAETKPEFARASKGDIEAIVNGTHGDPFAVLGLQEAGKAFIARCFIPHAETVTAHTLQGKACGELERVSDDGFFEGKLSIRKRQPLKYHARNAGGDWWVTDAYSFGPVLGPMDDYFISEGSHRRLFDKLGAHLISHEGASGTHFAVWAPNAHRVSVVGDFNEWDGRRHPMRNRQDTGIWEIFIPDIGPGRPYKFEIIGARGVRLPLKADPFAFRSELRPATASVTAAPLDHQWGDDKHRAYWRSTDQRREPISIYEVHAGSWQRGDDGSFLSWDEMADRLIPYVIETGFTHIEFLPISEHPYDPSWGYQTTGLYAPSARFGDPDGFARFVDGAHRAGVGVILDWVPAHFPVDEHGLAHFDGTALYEHADPRQGFHPDWNTAIYNFGRREVVSFLVNNALYWAEKYHVDGLRVDAVASMLYLDYSRKEGEWIPNEFGGRENLEAVRFLQKMNAAVYGAHPGVMTIAEESTSWPKVSQPVHEGGLGFGFKWNMGFMHDTLEYLSKEPVHRKHHHNEITFGLLYAFSENFVLPLSHDEVVHGKGTLLNKMAGDDWQKFATLRAYYAFMWGYPGKKLLFMGQEFAQRSEWSEERALDWNLLDFAPHRGVRQLVRDLNYLYRSRPALHARDCEPEGFEWLIVDDAKNSVFAWLRKAPGGAPIAVISNFTPVPRDNYRVPLPQAGKWREIFNSDALVYGGSGKGNSGMVTASQADGGGAAATLLLPPLATVMLEFVAD, encoded by the coding sequence ATGAACAAGCCGCGCGCGGCCGCCGAGACCAAGCCGGAGTTCGCAAGAGCTTCAAAGGGCGATATCGAGGCGATCGTCAACGGCACTCATGGCGATCCTTTCGCGGTGCTCGGGCTTCAGGAGGCAGGCAAGGCCTTCATTGCGCGTTGCTTCATCCCGCATGCGGAGACGGTCACTGCGCATACACTGCAAGGCAAGGCATGCGGTGAGCTGGAGCGCGTCAGTGACGACGGCTTCTTCGAAGGCAAGCTTTCGATCCGCAAGCGCCAGCCGCTCAAATATCATGCCCGCAATGCCGGCGGCGACTGGTGGGTCACTGACGCCTACAGCTTCGGCCCGGTGCTTGGACCGATGGACGACTACTTCATCTCCGAAGGGTCGCACCGGCGGCTGTTCGACAAGCTTGGCGCCCATCTGATTTCGCATGAGGGCGCAAGCGGCACCCATTTCGCCGTCTGGGCGCCAAATGCGCATCGCGTGTCGGTGGTCGGCGATTTCAACGAATGGGACGGCCGTCGCCATCCGATGCGCAATCGCCAGGACACCGGTATCTGGGAGATATTCATTCCCGATATCGGCCCGGGCAGGCCCTACAAATTCGAGATCATCGGCGCGCGCGGTGTGCGCCTGCCGCTCAAGGCCGACCCGTTCGCCTTCCGCTCGGAACTGCGGCCTGCGACCGCTTCGGTGACCGCAGCGCCCCTGGATCACCAATGGGGCGACGACAAGCACCGCGCCTATTGGCGCAGCACCGACCAGCGCCGCGAGCCGATCAGCATCTATGAGGTTCATGCCGGCTCGTGGCAGCGCGGCGACGATGGCTCGTTCCTGTCATGGGACGAGATGGCCGACAGGCTTATCCCTTATGTGATCGAGACCGGCTTTACCCATATCGAGTTTCTACCGATTTCGGAGCATCCCTACGATCCGTCCTGGGGTTACCAGACGACGGGGCTCTACGCGCCCAGCGCCCGTTTCGGTGACCCCGACGGTTTCGCCCGTTTCGTCGACGGCGCCCATCGCGCCGGGGTCGGCGTCATCCTCGACTGGGTGCCGGCGCATTTCCCTGTCGACGAGCATGGCCTGGCGCATTTCGACGGGACGGCACTTTACGAGCACGCCGACCCGCGGCAGGGCTTCCATCCCGACTGGAACACGGCGATCTACAATTTCGGCCGTCGCGAAGTGGTCTCGTTCCTCGTCAACAACGCGCTCTACTGGGCCGAAAAATACCATGTCGACGGCCTGCGCGTGGATGCGGTGGCTTCGATGCTGTACCTCGACTACTCGCGCAAGGAAGGCGAGTGGATCCCCAACGAATTCGGCGGCCGCGAGAACTTGGAGGCGGTGCGCTTCCTGCAGAAGATGAATGCAGCTGTATATGGCGCCCACCCCGGCGTGATGACGATCGCCGAGGAATCGACCTCCTGGCCGAAGGTGTCGCAGCCGGTGCATGAGGGCGGACTGGGCTTCGGCTTCAAGTGGAACATGGGCTTCATGCACGACACGCTGGAGTACCTGTCGAAGGAGCCGGTCCACCGCAAGCACCACCACAACGAGATCACCTTCGGTCTGCTCTACGCCTTCAGCGAGAATTTCGTGCTGCCGCTGTCCCATGACGAGGTGGTCCACGGCAAGGGCACGCTGCTCAACAAGATGGCTGGCGACGACTGGCAGAAATTTGCGACCCTTCGCGCCTACTACGCCTTCATGTGGGGCTATCCCGGCAAGAAGCTGCTGTTCATGGGGCAGGAGTTTGCTCAGCGCTCGGAATGGAGCGAGGAGAGGGCGCTTGACTGGAACCTGCTCGACTTCGCCCCGCATCGTGGCGTCCGGCAGCTGGTGCGCGACCTCAACTATCTCTACCGCTCGCGGCCGGCGCTCCATGCCCGCGACTGCGAGCCAGAGGGGTTCGAGTGGCTGATCGTCGACGACGCCAAGAATTCGGTCTTTGCCTGGCTGCGCAAGGCGCCCGGCGGCGCGCCGATCGCCGTGATCTCCAATTTCACGCCGGTGCCGCGTGACAATTATCGCGTGCCGCTGCCCCAGGCCGGCAAGTGGCGGGAAATCTTCAATTCGGACGCGCTCGTTTATGGCGGGTCCGGCAAGGGCAACAGCGGCATGGTCACGGCCAGCCAGGCGGATGGAGGAGGGGCGGCCGCGACGCTGCTTCTGCCGCCGCTGGCGACGGTCATGCTGGAATTTGTGGCGGACTGA
- the glgC gene encoding glucose-1-phosphate adenylyltransferase has protein sequence MELKRNQPLARDAMAYVLAGGRGSRLKELTDRRAKPAVYFGGKTRIIDFALSNALNSGIRRLGVATQYKAHSLIRHLQRGWNFLRPERNESFDILPASQRVSETQWYEGTADAVYQNIDIIEAYGPEYMVILAGDHIYKMDYELMLRQHVDAGADVTVGCLEVPRMEATGFGVMHVDKKDNIISFIEKPADPPGIPDNPELALASMGIYVFKTKFLMEQLRRDAAEPDSSRDFGKDIIPYIVQHGKAVAHRFTKSCVRSTAEAAPYWRDVGTVDAYWEANIDLTDVTPELDLYDRDWPIWTYAELTPPAKFVHDEDGRRGQAISSLVSGDCIVSGASLKRSLIFTGARINSFASLEDVVMLPACHVGRNAHLKRVVIDHGVHIPEGLVVGEDPVLDAKRFRVSEKGICLITQDMINRLEL, from the coding sequence ATGGAACTGAAGAGAAACCAGCCACTGGCCCGCGATGCCATGGCCTATGTGCTGGCCGGTGGCCGTGGCAGTCGGCTGAAGGAGCTCACCGACCGGCGCGCCAAGCCCGCGGTCTATTTCGGCGGCAAGACGCGCATCATCGACTTCGCCCTGTCCAACGCGCTGAATTCCGGCATCCGCCGCCTCGGCGTCGCCACCCAGTACAAGGCGCATTCGCTGATCCGCCATCTGCAGCGCGGCTGGAACTTCCTAAGGCCGGAACGAAACGAAAGCTTCGACATCCTGCCTGCCAGCCAGCGTGTTTCGGAAACGCAATGGTACGAAGGCACCGCCGACGCGGTGTACCAGAACATCGACATCATCGAGGCCTACGGCCCCGAATACATGGTCATCCTCGCCGGCGACCACATCTACAAGATGGATTATGAGCTGATGCTGCGCCAGCACGTCGATGCCGGCGCCGACGTCACCGTTGGCTGCCTGGAAGTGCCGCGCATGGAGGCGACCGGTTTCGGCGTCATGCATGTCGACAAGAAGGACAACATCATTTCCTTCATCGAGAAGCCGGCCGATCCGCCCGGCATTCCCGACAATCCCGAATTGGCGTTGGCCTCGATGGGCATCTACGTCTTCAAGACCAAGTTCCTGATGGAGCAGTTGCGCCGCGACGCCGCCGAGCCGGACTCGAGCCGCGACTTCGGCAAGGATATCATCCCTTACATCGTCCAGCACGGTAAGGCAGTGGCGCACCGCTTTACCAAGTCCTGCGTGCGCTCGACGGCGGAGGCTGCACCGTACTGGCGCGACGTCGGAACAGTCGACGCCTATTGGGAAGCCAATATCGACCTGACCGATGTTACGCCGGAACTTGATCTTTATGATCGCGACTGGCCGATCTGGACCTATGCGGAACTGACGCCGCCGGCCAAGTTCGTCCACGATGAGGACGGCCGGCGCGGACAGGCGATTTCTTCGCTTGTCTCCGGCGACTGCATTGTGTCAGGCGCATCGCTGAAGCGCAGCCTGATCTTCACAGGTGCGCGCATCAATTCCTTCGCCTCGCTCGAGGACGTGGTGATGCTGCCGGCCTGTCATGTCGGCCGCAATGCCCATCTTAAAAGAGTTGTCATCGATCACGGCGTACACATCCCCGAAGGGCTGGTCGTCGGCGAGGACCCGGTGCTGGATGCCAAGCGCTTCCGGGTCTCCGAAAAGGGCATCTGCCTGATCACCCAGGACATGATCAACAGGCTGGAGCTTTAG
- the glgA gene encoding glycogen synthase GlgA has translation MQVLSVTPEIFPLIKTGGLADVTGALPEALVGLGVRMRSLVPGYPVVLGALKKKKAVHHYAALQGGKATVHAAEVAGLDLLVLDAPHLFDRPGGPYGDAKGADWQDNWRRFAALGRAGADIAAGAIKDYQPDIVHAHDWQSAMTLAYMRYGEASDVPSVMTVHNLAFQGQFGASIFAGLGLPQQAMALDGVEYYGGIGFLKAGLQAAWAITTVSPTYAQEIRSPAFGMGLDGLINLRAPDLHGIVNGIDDDIWNPETDTHLAVNYSAKSLKGRKANKRAIEERMLLDKDEGPLYCVVSRLTWQKGIDILSAIVDPVVASGARLAILGSGDAGLEGALLAAAARHRGRVGVVIGYDEALSHLLQGGADGILIPSRFEPCGLTQLYGLRYGCVPLVARTGGLADTIIDANEAAVAAGVATGVQFAPEDAGAFHHAILRANALHADPAAWAAIQKQGMKSDVSWDRSAQKYAALYRKLLAKRAA, from the coding sequence GTGCAGGTACTTTCGGTCACGCCCGAGATTTTTCCGCTGATCAAGACCGGCGGGCTGGCCGACGTGACCGGGGCATTGCCGGAAGCACTGGTCGGGCTGGGCGTTCGGATGCGCAGCCTGGTTCCGGGCTATCCTGTGGTGCTGGGCGCGCTCAAGAAAAAGAAGGCGGTGCATCACTATGCGGCGCTGCAGGGCGGCAAGGCGACGGTCCATGCCGCGGAGGTCGCGGGCCTGGACCTGCTTGTGCTCGACGCGCCGCATCTGTTCGACCGACCCGGCGGGCCTTATGGCGACGCCAAGGGCGCCGACTGGCAGGACAATTGGAGGCGTTTCGCGGCCCTTGGGCGGGCTGGCGCCGACATCGCCGCAGGCGCGATCAAGGACTACCAGCCCGATATCGTGCACGCACATGACTGGCAGTCGGCGATGACGCTGGCCTACATGCGTTACGGTGAGGCGTCTGACGTGCCGTCGGTGATGACGGTGCACAATCTCGCCTTCCAGGGCCAGTTCGGCGCCAGCATCTTCGCGGGCCTCGGCCTGCCGCAGCAGGCGATGGCGCTCGACGGCGTCGAATATTACGGTGGTATCGGCTTCCTCAAGGCAGGTTTGCAGGCAGCGTGGGCGATCACAACTGTCAGCCCGACCTATGCGCAGGAAATCCGGTCGCCGGCTTTCGGCATGGGGCTCGACGGGCTCATCAACCTGCGCGCGCCCGACCTGCACGGCATCGTCAACGGCATCGACGACGACATCTGGAACCCCGAGACCGACACGCATCTGGCCGTGAATTATTCGGCGAAAAGCCTGAAGGGGCGCAAGGCCAACAAGCGCGCGATCGAGGAGCGCATGCTGCTGGATAAGGACGAAGGGCCGCTCTATTGCGTGGTCAGCCGCCTGACCTGGCAGAAGGGCATCGATATCCTCTCGGCAATCGTCGATCCAGTGGTGGCCTCAGGCGCCAGGCTGGCGATCCTCGGCTCGGGCGACGCGGGGTTGGAAGGCGCGCTGTTGGCAGCTGCCGCCCGCCATCGCGGCCGTGTCGGCGTCGTCATCGGCTATGATGAGGCGCTGTCTCACCTGCTCCAGGGCGGTGCCGACGGCATCCTGATCCCATCGCGCTTCGAGCCCTGCGGTCTGACCCAGCTCTACGGCCTGCGTTACGGCTGCGTGCCGCTGGTGGCGCGGACCGGCGGCCTGGCTGACACCATCATCGACGCCAATGAGGCGGCGGTTGCGGCGGGCGTTGCGACGGGTGTCCAGTTCGCGCCGGAGGATGCCGGCGCCTTCCACCACGCGATCCTCCGGGCCAATGCGCTCCATGCCGACCCGGCTGCCTGGGCCGCCATCCAAAAGCAGGGGATGAAGTCCGATGTGTCATGGGACCGTAGTGCCCAGAAATACGCCGCACTTTATCGCAAGCTTCTCGCAAAAAGGGCTGCCTGA
- a CDS encoding alpha-D-glucose phosphate-specific phosphoglucomutase: MIRTVATTPYNDQKPGTSGLRKKVPVFQQPNYVENFVQSVFDALEGFAGKTLVVGGDGRFYNREVIQKVIAMAVANGFGRVVVGQGGILSTPAASNLIRKRKAFGGLILSASHNPGGPHEDFGIKYNAENGGPAPEKLTDAIYARSKVISSYKIADVDAVDLDKLGTFEVGGIKVEVVDPVTDYAELMESLFDFDALRALFKSGFRMRFDAMHAVTGPYAKEILERRLGAANGTARNFVPLEDFGGHHPDPNLVHAKHLYDEMMGPNAPDFGAASDGDGDRNLIIGRGIFITPSDSLAMLAANAHLAPGYKAGLKGIARSMPTSGAADRVAEKLGIGMYETPTGWKFFGNLLDAGMATICGEESAGTGSDHVREKDGLWAVLLWLNILAVRGESAREIAAKHWATYGRNYYSRHDYEEVETDRANALVDELRGKLAALVGASVRGMKIASADDFAYNDPVDGSVSKNQGIRILFEGGSRVVFRLSGTGTSGATLRVYIERFEPDPARHDLDTQKALADLIQAAEDIAGIRAHTGRDKPSVIT; the protein is encoded by the coding sequence ATGATTCGCACCGTCGCCACCACACCCTACAACGACCAGAAGCCGGGCACGTCGGGCCTGCGCAAGAAGGTGCCCGTCTTCCAGCAGCCGAACTATGTCGAGAACTTCGTTCAGTCGGTGTTCGATGCGCTCGAGGGTTTCGCTGGCAAGACGCTGGTCGTCGGCGGCGACGGCCGCTTCTACAATCGCGAGGTGATCCAGAAGGTGATCGCCATGGCGGTCGCCAACGGCTTCGGTCGCGTGGTGGTGGGGCAGGGCGGCATCCTGTCGACGCCCGCCGCCTCCAACCTGATCCGCAAGCGCAAGGCCTTCGGCGGCCTGATCCTGTCGGCCAGCCACAATCCAGGCGGCCCGCACGAGGATTTCGGCATCAAGTACAATGCCGAGAATGGTGGTCCCGCGCCCGAGAAGCTGACGGATGCGATCTATGCCCGCAGCAAGGTCATCAGCAGCTACAAGATCGCCGACGTGGATGCGGTCGATCTCGACAAGCTGGGTACCTTCGAGGTTGGCGGCATAAAGGTCGAGGTCGTCGACCCCGTGACCGACTACGCCGAGCTGATGGAGAGCCTGTTCGACTTCGACGCGCTACGCGCCTTGTTCAAGTCGGGCTTCCGCATGCGCTTCGACGCCATGCACGCGGTGACAGGACCATACGCCAAGGAAATCCTGGAGCGCCGGCTGGGCGCAGCCAACGGCACCGCCCGCAATTTCGTGCCGCTCGAGGATTTCGGCGGCCACCATCCTGACCCCAATCTGGTGCACGCCAAGCATCTCTATGACGAGATGATGGGGCCGAATGCGCCCGACTTCGGCGCTGCCTCCGATGGCGACGGCGATCGCAACCTGATCATTGGCCGCGGCATCTTCATCACGCCGTCGGATTCTCTGGCGATGCTTGCAGCAAACGCTCATCTCGCGCCGGGCTACAAAGCCGGCCTCAAGGGCATCGCCCGCTCGATGCCGACCAGCGGCGCCGCCGACCGGGTGGCCGAAAAGCTCGGCATCGGAATGTACGAGACGCCGACCGGCTGGAAGTTCTTCGGCAATCTGCTCGATGCCGGCATGGCGACGATCTGCGGCGAGGAGAGTGCCGGCACCGGCTCCGACCATGTCCGCGAGAAGGACGGGCTGTGGGCGGTTCTGCTCTGGCTCAACATCCTGGCTGTGCGCGGCGAAAGCGCCAGGGAGATCGCCGCCAAGCACTGGGCGACCTACGGCCGCAACTACTATTCGCGGCACGACTATGAAGAGGTTGAGACCGATCGCGCCAACGCGTTGGTCGACGAACTCAGGGGCAAGCTCGCCGCGCTGGTGGGCGCCAGCGTTCGCGGCATGAAGATCGCCAGTGCCGACGACTTTGCCTACAACGATCCGGTCGACGGCTCGGTGAGCAAGAACCAGGGCATCCGCATCCTGTTCGAGGGCGGCTCGCGCGTCGTGTTCCGCCTCTCCGGCACCGGCACGTCGGGTGCGACCTTGCGCGTCTACATCGAGCGCTTCGAACCCGACCCGGCACGCCACGATCTCGACACGCAGAAAGCGCTCGCCGACCTGATCCAGGCGGCCGAGGACATCGCCGGCATCCGTGCCCATACCGGCCGCGACAAGCCGAGCGTCATCACCTGA